In Desulfonatronospira thiodismutans ASO3-1, the sequence TAAGGGAGTACGTAAGACCAAAAGGAGAAGGCAGATGGCTAAAACATTTATTATGTATGATCAGATATGCAAGACCCACCTGGCCGGCAGCGGGCATCCCGAGAACCCGGCCAGGCTGGATGCCATTGTTTCCGCCCTGCAGAACGAGGATCAGAATTCTGAGCTGGTATGGCAAAGCCCTGAGCCGGCCCGGGAAGAGGACTTGTTTGGCAACCATGAAGCCGGTTACGTGGACCTGGTACGTGACAGCGTGGCCGCCGGACGCCACTCCCTGGGATATCCGGATACCGGTATAAGCAACGGTTCCTGGGATGCGGCCCTTACCGCCGCAGGAGGCCTCATAAACGCGGTGGACCTGGTCATGGAGGGCAAGGCGGCCAATGCCTTCTGCCCGGTGCGTCCCCCGGGGCATCATGCCCGTCCCGGCATGGGCATGGGTTTTTGCCTGTTCAACAACGTGGCCCTGGCTGCCAGGCATGCCATGAAGAAATACGGCCTGGACCGGATATTGGTCATAGACTGGGACGTACACCATGGAAACGGTACCCAGGAGGCCTTTTACCAGGAGCAGGAGGTGTTTTTCTTCAGCACCCACCAGGAAGCCTGGTTTCCTTTTACAGGGGAAAGACACGAAACCGGCTCCGGCAAAGGCCGGGGAACAAACATGAATTTTCCGTTCAGCGCCGGTGCGGGCCGGGATGAAATCCTGCCCGCCTTTACAGGGCACCTGGTCCCGACCATGGATGAATACAAGCCTCAGCTTGTTCTTGTTTCCGCCGGCTTTGACGCCATGCAGGGAGATCTCCTGGGCCGCTTCAACCTTACAGAGGACGATTTTGCCCGGCTCACCGAAATCGCCATGGAAATAGCCGGCAAGCATGCCTCGGGACGGCTGGTGTCAACCCTGGAAGGGGGGTACAACCTGGACGGTCTGGCCCGGGCCTGTGCAGCCCACGTAAAAACCCTTATGCAAGGCGGGTAACAGGCTAAAGCCCCATGCCGGGTTTCATTTCCCGGCCGGTGAGGGTGGTTTCGTAGCCGCCCAGGCTTTCAATCCCGGCCTTGAAGTCCCGGGAATGCAGCAGATTCATTACCTGGACCACCTTGTCGTCCTGGATGAAATCTTCAGGAATGAGCAGGTCATAGCGCTCCCTGGCCAGGGGCACAAAGTCCAGACCCAGGGCCTGTGCTGCGGCCTTGATGCCCAGCCCGCAATCAGCGGTCCGGCTCAGGACATTTACTGCAATCCCCATATGCGTGTACTCTTCATTGGAGTAGCCTTTCACCTTTTCAGGTGAAATATCCGCCTGCTGCAGATGATGATCCAGAAGGATCCTGGTGCCTGCTCCCTTCTGGCGGTTGACGAATTCCACGTCATCCCGGGGCAGGTCCTGCAGAGAGCGGATGTTTCTGGGGTTGCCCGGTAAAACCATCAGGCCCTGGTGCCGGACGGCCAGGTTGATGAGCCTGTAGTCCAGGTCAGGGGCATATTTATCCAGAAATGGAAAGTTGTAGTCCCCGGTTTCAGGGTCGAAAAGATGAATGCCGGCCATGTGCGCCGTGCCCCGCCTGATGGCGGTAATGCCGCCCATGCTGCCCACGTGGGTTGAGGCCAGCCTGACCGGAGGGTTGAACAGGGCCAGTTCGTTGGCCAGAAAATCCACGGTGTTGTCATGGCTGCCCACGGTTACCAGCACCTGGTTTACTTCCCGGGATCTGCGCAGAAGCTGTACCTCGATCATCCTGTCCTGCTGCATCCCTTCCAGGTCGGCAGGGATTCTGGTCATGCCCTGGGCTTTGGTCAGGGTGGTCATCATGCCCGCGCCCCTGGGCAGGGGAGTGGCCACGTACTGTTCTCCCACCCGGCCCACAGAGACCCTTAAAAACTCCTCCATTCCCAGTCTGGAGGGTATTTTCCGGGTCAGTCTGGCCTCGACAGTCACCGGTTCTTCCGGGGTTTTTCCCGACAGATGATAAACCAGGGGCTTTAATATTTGCTCAAAGCAGATTACAGAACTTACTGGATATCCCGGAGCTCCTACCAGGATCTTGTTGTTGTGGGAGATGCCAAGCACCGTGGGTTTGCCGGGCATGGCCTTGAGGCCGTGCACCAGTAACCGGCCCTTTTCCTGGATGATTCTGCGGGTAAAGTCCTTGCTGCCAGCCGACGAACCGGCCCCGATGACCACGATATGGGCCTGGGAGTCCAGGGCTTCCTGCAGGGCCTTTTCCAGCTTTTGTGGTTCGTCTGGTACCGGGGCAGTGCGCGAGAACCTGCATCCCCAGGACTGGGCCATGGCGGCAAGCACCTGGGAATTGCTCTCGATGACCTGTCCGGGACTGGGGTCCGGCCGGGATGTAAAATCCAGGACTTCATCCCCGGTGGGTATTACATGGATGCCCACCTGCTGGTATACATCCACTTCCCAGATGCCTCCGCTGAGCAATACTCCTATGTCATAGGCGGATATCTCGTGATTCCGGGGCAGCAGAAGCTCTGTGGCCACTATATCTTCGCCTATGCGGCGCACGTTCTGCCAGGGGTAGGCCGGCTGCTCAATGGATATGCTGTGCTCGTACTCCTGGTTGATCTTTTCCACCATGATAACGCTGTCCATACCATCAGGAATGGGATTGCCGGTATTTATCTCCACATAGTCCCGCCCTTTCTCAAGTATCACCGGGTTGTCCTCCCGGGCGGTGAAGGTGCTTTCGGCCCTTACTGCCACTCCGTCCATGGCTGCGCTGTGAAAGGTGGGGGATGAATACCTGGCCCGGACCGGCCCTGCTGTCACCCTGCCCAGGGCCTGCTGTGAGGGAACGGATTCACGGCCCGGCAGGCTGGCGGGAGTAATTTCCTCCAGCACCTTTTCCAGTGCTTCATCAATGCTTATGGTTTTGAGATAGATACTTCTTTGACTGTCCATTTTATAGTCCTTTGATTTCAGTTTGTTGCAGGTTTAAACTTAAGTTCTGCGGAAGAGAAAATTGATATTAATTTTTTTCACTATAAAGGTCCAGAGGGCTTCAAGTTCCGAGGGCAGTATGGCTTAAGCCTGTTTTCAGGGAAAGGCACATTTTTTGAATCAGCCCAGGCAGAAATCCGGAAAACAAGGTTGTCATTCATGAGAAAGAATTTTATATTTTCCCTGCAGAAAGTACTGGACCTGCGCCGG encodes:
- a CDS encoding histone deacetylase family protein, with product MAKTFIMYDQICKTHLAGSGHPENPARLDAIVSALQNEDQNSELVWQSPEPAREEDLFGNHEAGYVDLVRDSVAAGRHSLGYPDTGISNGSWDAALTAAGGLINAVDLVMEGKAANAFCPVRPPGHHARPGMGMGFCLFNNVALAARHAMKKYGLDRILVIDWDVHHGNGTQEAFYQEQEVFFFSTHQEAWFPFTGERHETGSGKGRGTNMNFPFSAGAGRDEILPAFTGHLVPTMDEYKPQLVLVSAGFDAMQGDLLGRFNLTEDDFARLTEIAMEIAGKHASGRLVSTLEGGYNLDGLARACAAHVKTLMQGG
- a CDS encoding molybdopterin biosynthesis protein; the encoded protein is MDSQRSIYLKTISIDEALEKVLEEITPASLPGRESVPSQQALGRVTAGPVRARYSSPTFHSAAMDGVAVRAESTFTAREDNPVILEKGRDYVEINTGNPIPDGMDSVIMVEKINQEYEHSISIEQPAYPWQNVRRIGEDIVATELLLPRNHEISAYDIGVLLSGGIWEVDVYQQVGIHVIPTGDEVLDFTSRPDPSPGQVIESNSQVLAAMAQSWGCRFSRTAPVPDEPQKLEKALQEALDSQAHIVVIGAGSSAGSKDFTRRIIQEKGRLLVHGLKAMPGKPTVLGISHNNKILVGAPGYPVSSVICFEQILKPLVYHLSGKTPEEPVTVEARLTRKIPSRLGMEEFLRVSVGRVGEQYVATPLPRGAGMMTTLTKAQGMTRIPADLEGMQQDRMIEVQLLRRSREVNQVLVTVGSHDNTVDFLANELALFNPPVRLASTHVGSMGGITAIRRGTAHMAGIHLFDPETGDYNFPFLDKYAPDLDYRLINLAVRHQGLMVLPGNPRNIRSLQDLPRDDVEFVNRQKGAGTRILLDHHLQQADISPEKVKGYSNEEYTHMGIAVNVLSRTADCGLGIKAAAQALGLDFVPLARERYDLLIPEDFIQDDKVVQVMNLLHSRDFKAGIESLGGYETTLTGREMKPGMGL